In a genomic window of Sutcliffiella sp. FSL R7-0096:
- the rbsD gene encoding D-ribose pyranase translates to MKRNGILHPQLNKLIAETGHMERLVVTDAGLPIPEEVNTRVDLALKEGMVPFLELLDTVLEEFSVEKVIMAEEIKEKSPDMEKEILKRFETIEVEYIPHVEFKEETKHTRGLIRSGEFTPYANVILVGGVVY, encoded by the coding sequence ATGAAACGAAATGGAATATTGCATCCTCAACTAAATAAATTGATTGCGGAGACAGGTCATATGGAGCGATTGGTAGTGACAGACGCAGGCCTACCCATACCGGAAGAAGTAAACACGAGGGTGGACTTGGCCCTTAAAGAAGGTATGGTCCCTTTTTTAGAATTGCTGGACACTGTACTTGAAGAATTTTCTGTAGAGAAAGTTATCATGGCAGAGGAAATTAAAGAGAAAAGCCCTGATATGGAAAAAGAGATATTAAAACGATTCGAAACAATTGAAGTGGAATATATCCCTCATGTTGAATTCAAAGAAGAAACGAAGCATACGAGAGGATTAATAAGGTCAGGTGAATTCACCCCTTATGCAAACGTCATACTGGTTGGAGGAGTCGTTTATTAA
- a CDS encoding substrate-binding domain-containing protein has translation MKKMMILSMAVILGLLLAACGNASNSNGEDTLKVGLAMNTLNNPFFVDLKEGAEETAKKEGIELIITDSQGDPSKQLSDVENILQKNPDLLILNPVDSDAAAQIVLIANEQNVPVITVDRQSAGGEVVSHIGFDALKSGNIAGTFVAEALGGEGKVVEIQGILGTNVGRDRSQGFNDHLKDFDGIEIVASQSANFDRGQALKVMEDILQANKEIDAVYAANDEMVMGALSAIEAAGRLDEIIVIGTDAINPALDAIRENKLEATIAEPPFFLGREAIHTAIKILNDEEVEELITLENTLVTEENVDEIKTR, from the coding sequence ATGAAAAAAATGATGATTCTTAGTATGGCTGTAATTTTGGGTCTATTACTTGCTGCATGTGGAAATGCTTCTAATTCTAATGGAGAAGATACCTTAAAGGTAGGTTTGGCAATGAATACATTGAATAACCCATTCTTTGTGGACTTAAAAGAAGGAGCGGAAGAGACTGCCAAAAAAGAAGGAATTGAACTAATTATTACAGATTCACAAGGGGACCCATCCAAACAACTTTCTGATGTGGAAAATATCCTACAAAAAAATCCCGATCTATTAATCTTAAACCCTGTAGATAGTGATGCGGCAGCTCAAATCGTCCTTATTGCAAATGAACAGAATGTACCAGTAATAACGGTTGACCGACAATCTGCAGGTGGAGAAGTGGTTTCCCATATTGGATTCGACGCCCTTAAATCAGGTAACATCGCTGGAACATTTGTCGCAGAAGCATTGGGTGGAGAAGGTAAAGTAGTGGAAATCCAAGGTATCTTAGGAACAAACGTAGGACGTGATAGAAGCCAAGGCTTTAACGATCACCTAAAAGACTTTGACGGCATTGAGATTGTCGCAAGTCAATCAGCAAACTTTGACCGCGGACAAGCATTAAAGGTAATGGAAGACATCTTGCAAGCCAATAAAGAAATAGATGCAGTGTATGCAGCAAATGACGAAATGGTTATGGGGGCATTATCAGCAATTGAAGCTGCTGGCAGATTAGATGAAATCATTGTCATCGGAACAGATGCTATCAATCCTGCATTAGATGCAATCCGTGAAAATAAATTGGAAGCGACCATTGCAGAGCCTCCATTCTTCTTGGGTAGAGAAGCCATTCATACCGCGATTAAGATTCTAAATGACGAAGAAGTGGAAGAATTGATTACGCTAGAAAACACATTAGTAACAGAAGAAAACGTAGACGAAATTAAAACACGGTAG
- a CDS encoding sugar ABC transporter ATP-binding protein, with protein sequence MSLLKMEGIRKSFNRLEVLHGISLEVNTGEIVALLGENGAGKSTLMKILAGVHLPSSGKISIEGKEVVIGSPKESQQLKISIIHQEFNLLKDLSIAENIFLGKQITSSMGIINWSAMHAKTENLLKRVGLAHLPPDRLVNDCSIAEQQLIEIAKALSFESKILIMDEPTATLNNEDTQKLLTLMQELRAEGLGIIFITHRLDEVMNVADRAVVMRDGQYIGDDKVENLTKEQIVKMLVGRDLTNMYPERVPPQKEVILEVNDLSVSKRLHDISFSVKKGEILGVAGLLGSGKTDLSKAIFGLLKHSGGEVRMQGEKVYSPKSAIDAGIALVTDDRKDEGLVLDLSVAENILIPSYRKISQFGVLKKTTMKKIVDRWVTDLKIKTPSAESEVRKLSGGNQQKVVLGKWLQMDPKILILNEPTRGIDIGAKFEIYKIIHELSTKGISIILISSEMPELLGMSHRIIVMNEGKLTGEMDIQDATQEKIFEYATGGE encoded by the coding sequence ATGAGCCTATTAAAAATGGAGGGCATCAGAAAATCATTTAATCGATTAGAAGTATTGCATGGAATTAGCTTGGAGGTTAATACCGGAGAAATAGTGGCGCTACTAGGGGAGAATGGTGCTGGTAAATCTACTTTAATGAAAATACTTGCAGGTGTTCACCTTCCATCCTCCGGAAAAATAAGCATAGAAGGCAAAGAAGTGGTAATTGGTAGTCCCAAAGAATCCCAGCAATTAAAAATAAGCATCATCCACCAGGAGTTTAATCTCCTCAAAGACTTGTCTATAGCTGAAAATATTTTCTTAGGAAAACAAATCACCTCCAGTATGGGAATCATTAACTGGTCAGCAATGCACGCTAAAACTGAAAATCTATTAAAGAGGGTTGGTCTGGCGCACCTTCCGCCAGATCGACTTGTCAACGATTGTTCCATTGCAGAACAGCAATTGATTGAAATCGCCAAAGCCCTATCATTCGAATCTAAAATCTTAATTATGGATGAACCGACTGCCACCTTAAATAATGAAGATACCCAAAAGCTGCTCACCCTAATGCAAGAGCTTCGGGCAGAAGGACTTGGCATCATATTTATTACACATAGGCTTGATGAAGTGATGAATGTTGCAGATCGGGCAGTTGTAATGCGAGATGGCCAATATATTGGGGATGACAAGGTGGAAAATCTGACAAAGGAGCAGATTGTAAAGATGCTTGTTGGACGGGATCTTACTAATATGTATCCTGAACGAGTACCCCCTCAAAAAGAAGTCATTCTAGAGGTAAACGACTTGTCTGTAAGTAAGCGTTTACACGATATCTCTTTCTCTGTAAAAAAAGGGGAAATACTTGGTGTCGCAGGTCTTCTTGGATCAGGTAAGACAGATTTGTCTAAAGCAATATTCGGCCTTTTAAAACATTCTGGCGGAGAAGTAAGGATGCAAGGTGAGAAAGTTTATTCACCGAAAAGCGCCATTGATGCAGGCATCGCACTTGTAACCGACGATCGAAAGGATGAAGGGCTTGTCCTTGATCTATCAGTTGCGGAAAACATTTTGATACCTAGCTATCGAAAAATATCCCAATTTGGTGTGTTGAAAAAAACAACCATGAAAAAGATTGTAGACCGCTGGGTAACAGATCTAAAAATAAAAACTCCAAGCGCTGAATCTGAAGTCAGAAAACTGAGTGGGGGTAATCAGCAAAAGGTTGTACTGGGTAAATGGCTTCAAATGGATCCTAAGATTCTCATACTTAATGAGCCGACAAGAGGAATCGATATAGGAGCAAAATTTGAAATCTATAAAATCATCCACGAACTCTCAACAAAAGGAATATCAATCATACTAATATCTTCTGAAATGCCTGAACTACTTGGAATGTCGCATCGCATCATCGTCATGAATGAAGGGAAGCTCACAGGTGAAATGGACATTCAAGATGCAACACAGGAGAAAATCTTTGAATATGCAACGGGTGGTGAGTAA
- a CDS encoding YndM family protein produces the protein MAKLLTAIGIKFVATLVLLYVILGAIGGLSFGSVLLITVVLGLVSYMVGDMLILAKTNNMTATIADLGLAFLLIWLMAASFSDGGIIGTVIIAAIAVTVFEFFFHEYLLRNVYDGRSSDRVAPHKTEKSYTN, from the coding sequence ATGGCAAAGCTGTTAACTGCAATAGGTATCAAGTTTGTAGCGACCCTGGTTCTGTTGTATGTAATCCTAGGGGCAATCGGAGGTCTCTCCTTTGGAAGTGTGCTATTGATTACCGTTGTTCTTGGTCTGGTATCCTATATGGTGGGGGATATGCTTATCCTGGCTAAGACGAATAACATGACTGCTACCATAGCTGATTTAGGACTGGCATTTCTGCTGATATGGCTGATGGCTGCAAGCTTCTCAGATGGAGGAATCATCGGAACAGTAATAATTGCCGCCATAGCTGTTACGGTTTTTGAATTCTTCTTCCATGAATACCTCTTAAGAAATGTATACGATGGCAGATCATCTGACAGAGTTGCTCCTCATAAAACCGAGAAAAGCTATACCAATTAA
- a CDS encoding glycerol-3-phosphate responsive antiterminator: protein MAINIVDMVDSQVIAAIDAPEKIQEAINSKANIAFLLTGTIFTLPDYIKQLKQTGMYVFLHLDFIEGISNDKSGIQYIAQVLRPTGIITTKNHLIKFAKEEGLNTIQRLFLIDHNAIKKGQRMVETSQPDAVEVLPGIMPRVIYNLTETFPTPIIAGGLIENETEIHESLKAGALAISVGNPDLWRCGV, encoded by the coding sequence ATGGCTATCAATATCGTAGACATGGTTGATTCACAAGTGATTGCAGCAATAGACGCACCTGAAAAGATCCAGGAAGCCATAAACAGCAAAGCGAACATCGCCTTCCTCTTAACCGGCACTATCTTTACACTCCCAGACTACATAAAGCAACTAAAACAAACAGGCATGTACGTGTTCCTCCATTTAGATTTCATCGAAGGCATATCAAATGATAAAAGCGGCATCCAATACATCGCCCAAGTCCTTCGACCAACAGGAATCATCACCACCAAGAACCACCTGATCAAATTCGCAAAGGAAGAGGGCCTGAATACCATCCAACGCCTCTTCCTGATCGATCACAACGCCATCAAAAAAGGCCAAAGAATGGTCGAAACATCCCAACCCGATGCAGTCGAAGTCCTGCCAGGCATCATGCCGCGAGTCATCTACAACCTAACCGAAACATTCCCCACGCCCATTATCGCCGGCGGACTTATCGAAAATGAAACCGAAATCCATGAATCCCTAAAAGCTGGCGCTTTAGCTATCTCCGTGGGTAACCCTGATTTGTGGCGGTGCGGGGTTTAG
- a CDS encoding HAD-IIA family hydrolase, producing the protein MKKGYIFDLDGTVYLGDKVIEGAAETIQLLKERGDQVVFLSNNPANSRLAYKRKLEKMGIDVELYEIINSGYVTAKYLKEVMKPDERVWVIGESPLYEELDMMEVPITHDPTKATYALVSWDRDFTYGKLTQAFLAWKNGASFLATNPDRTCPVPGGQIPDCGAIIGAIEGATGDVISTIIGKPSRIMAQVAADHLNMDLEDCIMVGDRLETDIKMGNDVGMQTILVLTGITEKTSINSNLAQPTYILNSIKEIPRLKVEV; encoded by the coding sequence ATGAAAAAAGGATATATTTTCGACCTCGACGGCACTGTTTACCTTGGGGATAAAGTAATCGAAGGCGCAGCAGAAACCATCCAACTGTTAAAAGAGAGGGGAGACCAAGTAGTCTTCCTCTCCAATAACCCTGCCAATTCAAGACTGGCTTACAAAAGAAAACTAGAAAAAATGGGCATCGACGTGGAACTCTATGAAATTATCAATTCAGGCTACGTTACTGCCAAATACTTAAAGGAAGTCATGAAGCCGGATGAGAGAGTATGGGTAATCGGCGAATCCCCCTTATATGAGGAACTGGATATGATGGAGGTGCCCATCACCCATGACCCCACAAAGGCAACGTATGCACTAGTGTCATGGGATAGGGACTTCACTTACGGAAAACTGACGCAGGCCTTTCTCGCTTGGAAAAACGGAGCCAGCTTCCTTGCGACCAACCCGGACCGCACCTGTCCGGTTCCTGGAGGGCAGATTCCAGACTGCGGAGCCATTATCGGAGCGATTGAAGGCGCGACAGGGGACGTCATATCAACGATCATCGGGAAACCATCCCGAATCATGGCACAGGTCGCGGCAGATCATCTGAACATGGACCTTGAAGACTGTATCATGGTTGGGGACAGGCTGGAAACAGATATCAAAATGGGAAATGACGTGGGCATGCAAACGATCCTGGTGCTGACAGGAATAACGGAAAAAACAAGCATCAACTCAAACCTAGCCCAGCCTACTTACATCCTCAACAGCATTAAAGAGATTCCAAGACTCAAAGTAGAAGTATAA
- a CDS encoding LacI family DNA-binding transcriptional regulator, whose protein sequence is MKKKPTIEDVARAANVSVATVSRVVNRQGGVRKATEERIVRAINELNYVRNAIARSMVRKETKTIGVIIPDFTNPFFSEVISGLQKAALEKNYFTLISSSNESKMIENEILQHYIERGVDGLVVTTANEKGDHLDPVIKAGIPIVAVDRQIHKYDVDTVLTGNREGAYEAVKHLISKGHTDIAIIRGPQDTTPGLERYRGYERAMKEYDLPIRQEWIGDGDFREGSGFTNAKKFYNATKRPTAIFSCNNLMSIGAVKALQQLDWKIGEDIAFVGFDDIEIATFIKPNLTMVSRHMRNLGEIAFQLLQDRMMNSQEIDPIKRQHILSPYLIVRESCQKFN, encoded by the coding sequence ATGAAGAAGAAACCGACAATTGAGGATGTAGCAAGAGCAGCAAATGTCTCAGTGGCTACTGTTTCGCGGGTGGTCAATAGGCAAGGTGGCGTCCGTAAGGCAACAGAGGAGCGAATTGTACGCGCAATAAATGAATTGAATTATGTGAGGAACGCGATAGCTAGAAGCATGGTCCGCAAAGAAACAAAAACTATTGGGGTAATCATTCCTGATTTCACGAACCCGTTTTTTTCTGAAGTGATCTCAGGGCTGCAAAAAGCAGCCCTTGAAAAGAACTATTTTACTCTCATCAGTAGCTCGAACGAATCAAAAATGATAGAAAATGAAATTCTGCAACATTATATAGAGCGGGGTGTAGATGGACTTGTAGTGACTACCGCAAATGAAAAGGGAGATCATTTGGATCCGGTGATAAAAGCGGGGATTCCAATTGTAGCTGTCGATAGGCAAATACATAAATATGATGTAGATACCGTATTGACGGGTAACCGGGAAGGTGCCTACGAAGCGGTCAAACACCTTATCAGTAAAGGACATACAGACATTGCAATCATTCGGGGACCGCAAGACACAACACCAGGACTTGAACGGTACCGTGGTTACGAAAGAGCAATGAAGGAATATGATTTGCCGATTAGGCAAGAGTGGATAGGGGATGGGGATTTCAGGGAAGGAAGTGGGTTTACAAACGCCAAGAAATTTTATAACGCTACCAAACGCCCAACAGCAATTTTCTCCTGCAATAACCTTATGAGCATTGGAGCCGTAAAAGCATTGCAGCAATTAGACTGGAAAATAGGGGAAGATATCGCGTTTGTAGGGTTTGATGATATTGAAATCGCTACGTTCATTAAGCCGAATTTAACGATGGTATCCAGACATATGCGCAACCTGGGAGAGATTGCTTTTCAACTGTTGCAAGATAGGATGATGAACAGCCAAGAGATTGATCCAATAAAAAGACAACATATTCTATCACCTTACTTAATCGTGCGAGAATCATGCCAAAAGTTCAACTGA
- the rbsK gene encoding ribokinase, producing MSKIVVVGSYVVDLTARTPHMPKPGETVLGGPFKMGPGGKGGNQAVAAARLGAQVTMVTKVGKDLFGDDAIQNFKNEGIDSRFIKQVEDESTGAALIAVDDSGENMIVVSLGACGTITEEEVLRAEAAFQEADIILVQLETSMAAISTTINLAHKLSKPVILNPAPYQKISDELLAKVNYITPNETEAGHLTGVEVTDEDSAVKAAEILLAKGIGTVIITLGKQGCYLLQKGESTGKVIPGYQVQAVETTGAGDAFNGGFAHFLAEGNSVEKSCQMANAVAAISVTKPGTAPAMPYSEEVERLVGNSRGQGR from the coding sequence TTGTCAAAAATCGTAGTAGTGGGAAGCTATGTCGTAGATTTAACAGCAAGAACTCCCCACATGCCTAAACCAGGAGAAACCGTATTGGGTGGCCCATTTAAAATGGGTCCCGGCGGAAAAGGCGGAAACCAAGCTGTGGCTGCCGCACGATTGGGAGCCCAAGTTACCATGGTCACCAAGGTGGGGAAAGACCTATTCGGGGATGATGCGATTCAAAATTTCAAAAATGAAGGCATTGATTCGCGATTCATCAAGCAAGTGGAAGACGAATCTACCGGTGCAGCCCTAATAGCCGTTGATGACTCAGGGGAAAATATGATCGTCGTATCGCTGGGTGCTTGCGGTACCATTACAGAAGAAGAAGTCCTAAGAGCAGAAGCGGCCTTTCAAGAAGCGGATATCATTCTCGTACAGCTGGAAACTTCAATGGCTGCCATCAGCACCACCATCAACTTGGCACATAAGCTATCAAAACCAGTAATTCTAAATCCGGCACCATACCAAAAAATATCAGATGAACTACTGGCAAAAGTGAACTATATCACCCCTAACGAAACCGAAGCCGGCCATCTTACAGGGGTGGAAGTGACAGACGAAGACTCAGCAGTAAAAGCTGCAGAAATACTCCTAGCAAAGGGAATAGGCACAGTGATCATCACTCTCGGTAAACAAGGCTGCTACCTTTTACAAAAAGGAGAGAGCACCGGCAAAGTCATCCCGGGCTACCAAGTCCAAGCCGTCGAAACAACCGGAGCAGGAGACGCCTTCAACGGCGGATTCGCCCACTTTCTAGCAGAAGGGAACTCCGTAGAAAAATCCTGCCAAATGGCCAATGCAGTAGCAGCCATATCTGTCACCAAACCAGGCACAGCCCCTGCTATGCCTTATAGTGAAGAAGTGGAAAGGTTGGTTGGGAATTCGAGGGGACAGGGACGCTGA
- a CDS encoding ribose ABC transporter permease, with protein sequence MQRVVSNLSNASENSNWVKTVLLLDKYRVFIIFLVLLLIASFISDAFFTVNNLFNVLRQVSIVAIIAVGMTIVILTAGIDLSVGSVLALTGAIAAGVITAGMPIPLAIAICLIAGLIMGSINGLIVAKGKVPAFIATLAVMVIARGMTLVYTQGNPIVISDMGYRFLGSGKISGIPFPVILMLAIFAIMYWVLKHTTFGRNIYAVGGNEEAARLAGINVDRVKIGVYALTGFFASISALIYTSRLMSAQPNAGSMIELDAIAAVIIGGTRLTGGKGGVTGTLIGALIMGVLDNILNLANVSPFYQDIAKGLVILAAVLIDSKLAKLQKQ encoded by the coding sequence ATGCAACGGGTGGTGAGTAACTTGTCCAATGCCAGCGAAAATAGTAATTGGGTAAAAACAGTATTGTTATTGGATAAATATCGGGTATTTATAATATTTCTAGTATTATTACTGATTGCAAGTTTTATATCAGATGCATTCTTTACAGTAAACAATCTCTTCAATGTACTAAGACAAGTATCCATTGTTGCCATTATCGCTGTAGGAATGACCATTGTTATTTTGACAGCAGGAATTGATCTATCTGTTGGATCTGTACTAGCCTTGACAGGAGCTATTGCAGCAGGTGTCATTACTGCTGGAATGCCAATACCTTTAGCCATAGCCATTTGTTTGATTGCTGGTCTGATCATGGGGTCGATCAACGGATTGATTGTAGCCAAAGGAAAGGTACCAGCCTTCATTGCAACGTTGGCTGTCATGGTAATTGCAAGGGGAATGACACTAGTTTATACCCAAGGGAATCCAATCGTAATTTCCGACATGGGATATCGGTTCTTGGGAAGTGGTAAGATTTCAGGTATTCCATTTCCTGTTATTTTGATGCTTGCGATTTTTGCCATCATGTATTGGGTTCTGAAGCACACAACATTCGGAAGGAACATTTACGCAGTTGGTGGCAATGAAGAGGCTGCACGGCTAGCGGGAATTAATGTAGACCGAGTAAAAATAGGTGTTTATGCACTTACAGGTTTCTTTGCATCTATTTCAGCTCTTATCTATACATCGAGATTAATGTCAGCACAACCTAATGCTGGATCCATGATCGAATTGGATGCCATTGCTGCTGTTATCATCGGTGGCACAAGATTGACGGGAGGAAAAGGGGGAGTAACAGGAACCTTGATAGGTGCCCTGATTATGGGTGTGCTAGACAACATACTTAACTTAGCCAATGTCTCACCGTTCTATCAGGATATTGCAAAAGGTTTGGTTATTTTAGCTGCAGTACTTATTGATAGTAAACTAGCAAAACTACAAAAACAGTAA
- a CDS encoding Ig-like domain-containing protein: MSKSRASVWLKLLLVWVLVLGSFPSYGNATEEGTRVSGTLTEDTTWTKAGSPYRLVGNVTIPRDLKLTIEPGVTVVGEIGVLIHVYGKLFALGNEEEKITIDTAYIQSLSLPETLVHLEHANVTREYKGGFLLTGSQLYLDNNQFSNGSISISIPKMMEPTITNNIFHDNAKLDVTLGSKNTIINSNTFISSEETTSSKIKVYCGKDCTSELLFSRNNFFGFHERAFFEVNSNNVMTIEGSNNYWGTTDETLASRYIIDVEDNSGFRAKLAMDPISYKPNNLGHPLGELMAPIVQPIGNSDEAIVGLTDADSLVEVWNDRVKMGESLSRADGTFSVPIPKQRDEAELKIVAVDSFNRMSQEATIVVMDTSPPEAPIVNEVTDAMDVITGTAEPTAKIRVFRGESVLAEGDADENGRFNLYIGQQKAGTTLEIQAEDTAKNKSKRTIVVVKDVTPPETPQLLEEITDATNYIEGTAEPGSTIIVRTATEELARISVQNSGSFESYVAKQKAGTIIEVIAIDEAQNESQQLIVEVKDVTPPNLYVYPLGDNMNSLYGMTEIGATVTIVKNGITLGEKVVRDSYEFQMDIPRQMAGTKLTVTSKDPAGNVATVNVEVVDFTPPGKPVVDVVTDKSSVVTGKAEPLSTVEILKGSSLIGAGEVAEDGLFSIPIAVQNAGTVLTIRAKDAAGNVSLLTNVTVKDVTPPAVPQVNKVTNKTTEVTGKAEKSSTVTVKIGTKSYSSKVDADGNYSVGIPVQNSGTTISVTAKDSAGNVSDGKSVTVSRVAPNMPTVNSVSNKASTVSGKAEKSSTVTVKIGTKNYTGKADSYGDFKITIPVQNADKTLYVTATDKDGKVSASRTVTVKRVAPNMPVVNKVTNKETVVSGKTEKYATVSVKIGTKTYSKKADVDGNYKVTIPVQNAGTSLKVTAKDSAGAISATRTVNVERVAPDVPVVNAVKTTSTSVTGNAEKNSTVTAKIGTKSYSAKVDAYGKFKITIPKQKIGTVIKVTAKDSKGNVSATREIKVT, translated from the coding sequence ATGAGTAAGAGTAGGGCGAGCGTTTGGCTTAAGTTGTTGTTAGTTTGGGTCTTGGTTTTGGGGAGTTTTCCTTCTTATGGAAATGCAACGGAAGAAGGTACAAGAGTAAGTGGGACGTTGACGGAAGATACGACTTGGACGAAGGCGGGCTCGCCGTATCGTTTGGTTGGAAATGTGACGATTCCAAGAGACTTGAAATTGACCATCGAACCTGGTGTAACGGTTGTTGGTGAAATCGGAGTATTGATTCATGTATACGGAAAACTATTTGCCCTTGGTAATGAAGAAGAGAAGATAACGATTGATACTGCGTATATCCAAAGTCTTTCTCTTCCAGAAACACTTGTTCACCTCGAACATGCAAACGTCACCAGGGAATATAAAGGTGGTTTTCTATTAACAGGTTCGCAACTATATTTAGATAACAACCAATTTTCGAATGGGTCGATTTCTATCAGCATCCCGAAAATGATGGAGCCTACTATTACGAATAACATTTTTCACGATAATGCTAAGCTAGATGTTACGCTTGGCAGTAAGAATACTATCATTAATAGCAACACATTCATAAGTTCAGAAGAGACGACTAGTTCAAAAATTAAAGTGTATTGTGGGAAAGATTGCACATCAGAATTATTATTTTCCAGAAATAATTTTTTCGGATTTCACGAAAGAGCATTTTTTGAAGTGAATAGTAACAATGTAATGACGATTGAAGGATCTAATAATTATTGGGGAACGACAGATGAAACATTGGCGTCAAGATATATTATTGATGTCGAAGATAATAGCGGTTTTCGTGCGAAATTAGCGATGGATCCGATTTCCTATAAACCGAACAACTTGGGGCACCCCCTTGGTGAGCTGATGGCTCCAATCGTTCAACCAATAGGGAATAGTGATGAAGCGATTGTCGGTTTGACTGATGCTGATAGTTTAGTAGAGGTATGGAATGACCGGGTAAAAATGGGAGAAAGCCTATCAAGAGCCGATGGAACTTTTTCAGTGCCTATTCCAAAGCAACGAGACGAAGCGGAATTAAAGATCGTTGCGGTTGATAGCTTTAACAGGATGAGTCAAGAGGCTACTATTGTTGTGATGGATACAAGTCCCCCAGAAGCCCCTATCGTAAATGAAGTGACAGATGCGATGGACGTGATTACGGGAACAGCGGAGCCTACAGCGAAGATTCGGGTATTTCGTGGAGAAAGTGTATTAGCGGAAGGCGATGCGGATGAAAATGGTCGTTTTAACTTATACATCGGCCAGCAAAAAGCCGGTACCACATTGGAAATTCAGGCGGAAGATACGGCAAAAAATAAAAGTAAGCGAACCATCGTTGTCGTAAAAGATGTAACACCACCTGAAACTCCACAGCTTTTGGAGGAAATAACTGATGCGACAAATTATATCGAGGGAACAGCGGAGCCGGGTTCAACGATCATCGTACGAACAGCCACGGAAGAGCTTGCCCGTATTTCTGTCCAAAACAGTGGTTCATTTGAGAGTTATGTTGCTAAACAAAAAGCTGGGACTATCATTGAGGTCATTGCAATAGATGAAGCACAAAATGAAAGTCAACAACTTATTGTGGAAGTGAAGGATGTTACCCCTCCTAATCTTTATGTGTATCCATTAGGGGACAATATGAATTCCTTATATGGAATGACCGAAATTGGTGCGACAGTGACAATAGTGAAGAACGGTATTACATTAGGGGAGAAAGTTGTAAGGGATAGCTACGAATTTCAAATGGATATCCCGAGACAAATGGCAGGAACCAAATTAACGGTAACTTCTAAAGATCCTGCCGGTAATGTGGCAACTGTCAATGTAGAGGTGGTTGATTTTACCCCTCCCGGAAAACCAGTAGTAGATGTGGTCACGGATAAAAGCAGTGTGGTGACAGGGAAAGCGGAGCCATTATCAACAGTGGAAATTTTAAAGGGATCTTCTTTAATAGGTGCGGGTGAAGTAGCAGAGGACGGTTTGTTCTCGATTCCAATTGCCGTTCAAAATGCGGGCACCGTGTTAACCATCCGTGCAAAAGATGCTGCAGGAAATGTGAGTCTCTTAACGAATGTGACGGTAAAGGATGTAACACCTCCCGCAGTGCCCCAAGTAAATAAAGTGACAAATAAAACTACAGAAGTTACTGGTAAGGCGGAAAAAAGCTCTACCGTAACCGTGAAAATCGGGACAAAAAGCTATTCTTCCAAAGTGGATGCAGACGGTAACTATAGTGTTGGCATACCAGTGCAAAACTCTGGTACGACCATATCTGTGACAGCAAAAGATAGCGCTGGCAATGTGAGTGATGGGAAGTCTGTGACGGTTTCAAGAGTTGCGCCTAACATGCCTACCGTTAATAGTGTGAGCAATAAGGCTTCTACCGTGAGCGGGAAAGCAGAAAAGAGCTCCACGGTCACGGTGAAAATCGGAACGAAAAACTATACAGGAAAAGCGGATAGTTATGGTGATTTTAAGATTACCATACCTGTGCAAAATGCGGATAAAACTCTTTATGTAACAGCTACAGATAAAGATGGTAAGGTGAGTGCCAGTCGCACAGTTACGGTGAAACGGGTGGCACCGAATATGCCGGTGGTGAATAAGGTGACGAATAAAGAGACCGTCGTTTCTGGTAAAACGGAAAAGTATGCAACGGTTTCGGTGAAGATCGGAACGAAAACATATTCCAAAAAAGCGGATGTGGATGGAAACTATAAAGTAACGATACCGGTACAAAACGCTGGAACAAGCCTAAAGGTCACGGCAAAAGATAGCGCAGGTGCAATAAGTGCTACTAGGACAGTGAATGTAGAGAGGGTGGCTCCAGATGTCCCGGTCGTTAATGCAGTAAAAACTACTTCAACAAGTGTCACAGGTAACGCGGAGAAAAATTCGACCGTAACAGCAAAGATCGGGACGAAATCTTATTCGGCCAAAGTGGATGCATATGGGAAGTTTAAAATAACCATCCCAAAACAAAAAATAGGCACTGTCATCAAGGTAACGGCGAAAGACTCGAAAGGTAACGTAAGTGCCACTAGAGAAATAAAGGTAACGTAA